The following coding sequences are from one Haliotis asinina isolate JCU_RB_2024 chromosome 3, JCU_Hal_asi_v2, whole genome shotgun sequence window:
- the LOC137276891 gene encoding mesenchyme-specific cell surface glycoprotein-like, giving the protein MRVCLMVMSALLGVVHGVVVLKEASYLRLPNRNGQYVVNSRTARESAYDDTRSYLYVVGRDTAMLHVISLANPADPQEVYTHNFDTAADGRPLDVELCRASGVTPTLAITFDGQDSVTFEGHLVLYNLFESNTDTLTPLNPTDPRIIVGAHPDNMKFTSDCRRLVVSNEGEPRVVEGTFYDPEGTVSVITFSTTPGAIPVVTTIDFKKFDDPNELIPLLDQGVRYWLRRDPNDATKIIQFSQNVEPEYVAISPSNGFAYITLQENNAMARVDLENAVITSIYPMGNKSWESLSIDASDRDNGIVMASRKIRSLYQPDKVVFFTWTDNIPYLVTTDEGRPTNIPGVSFQDYSRATSLTWNVDDSVLDSQLNSNPDLGRLYVSNVDGFDVTPNVPYAFGGRGFSIWNTQSMTRTWESGDELERYSRQYYPDTFNGNCASFSQTPVQEMDARSTWMGPEPNSVAVGNFNGKSVMVIGSGRNGMLYVYSLQPTVNNPAPEFQSVHRAGAIDATWQTLYAREDMGDAIISDIKFSSVGTPLVIVTSEASGSIGVYTLADETWPPRTLDDHSLEDSQE; this is encoded by the exons ATGCGAGTGTGTTTGATGGTAATGAGTGCCCTACTGGGCGTGGTCCATGGCGTGGTGGTTCTGAAAGAAGCATCCTACCTGAGACTTCCTAACCGTAACGGCCAGTACGTCGTCAACAGCAGAACAGCCAGGGAGAGCGCCTATGATGACACCAGGAGCTACCTCTATGTTGTTG GTCGTGACACGGCTATGCTACACGTCATCTCCCTCGCCAACCCCGCCGACCCACAGGAAGTGTACACTCACAATTTCGACACTGCCGCCGACGGTCGCCCCCTGGACGTGGAGTTGTGTCGGGCGTCGGGGGTCACACCCACACTTGCCATCACCTTTGACGGCCAGGATTCTGTGACGTTTGAGGGACACCTCGTTCTTTACAACCTGTTTGAGAGCAACACAGATACACTCACTCCCCTGAACCCAACAGATCCTAGGATTATCG TGGGAGCCCATCCTGACAACATGAAGTTCACCTCCGACTGCCGTCGTCTGGTCGTATCTAACGAGGGAGAACCGCGGGTCGTCGAGGGCACATTTTATGACCCCGAAGGGACAGTTTCTGTGATCACATTCTCCACAACGCCTGGTGCGATACCAGTGGTCACAACCATCGACTTCAAAAAATTCGACGACCCCAACGAACTCAT TCCGCTACTGGATCAAGGCGTCCGCTACTGGCTTCGCCGTGACCCTAACGATGCCACCAAGATCATTCAGTTCTCCCAGAACGTTGAGCCGGAGTATGTGGCCATCTCACCTAGCAATGGGTTTGCATACATCACCTTGCAG GAAAACAATGCTATGGCAAGGGTCGATCTGGAGAACGCTGTGATCACCAGCATATACCCGATGGGCAACAAGAGTTGGGAGTCCTTGTCCATAGATGCCAGTGACAGAGACAATG GTATCGTGATGGCATCGAGGAAAATCCGCAGTTTGTACCAGCCCGACAAAGTCGTCTTCTTCACCTGGACCGATAATATTCCTTACCTAGTGACAACTGATGAGGGGAGACCCACCAACATCCCCGGGGTCAGCTTCCAAGACTACTCAAGAGCAACATCACTAA CATGGAATGTAGATGATTCTGTTCTGGACTCTCAGCTGAATTCAAATCCCGATCTTG GGCGCCTGTATGTCAGCAACGTCGATGGCTTTGACGTAACGCCGAACGTCCCCTATGCTTTCGGCGGACGTGGGTTCTCTATCTGGAATACACAGTCGATGACGCGAACGTGGGAGAGCGGTGACGAGCTGGAGAGATACAGTCGGCAATACTACCCGGATACATTCAATGGCAACTGCGCCAGCTTCTCTCAAACTCCAGTTCAGGAGATGGATGCTAGATCAACATGGATG GGCCCGGAACCCAATTCAGTGGCTGTTGGCAATTTCAATGGAAAATCAGTGATGGTGATAGGTAGTGGGAGGAACGGCATGCTCTACGTCTATAGCCTTCAGCCAACCGTCAATAACCCAGCCCCGGAGTTCCAGAGTGTGCACAGAGCCGGGGCAATAGACGCAACATGGCAAACACTGTACGCCAGGGAAGATATGGGAGACGCCATCATATCTGACATCAA ATTTTCATCAGTTGGAACCCCCTTAGTAATCGTGACCTCTGAGGCCAGTGGGAGCATTGGGGTATATACACTTGCTGACGAGACGTGGCCACCAAGGACACTAGACGACCATTCTCTGGAAGACTCACAGGAATAA